In one Bacteroides intestinalis DSM 17393 genomic region, the following are encoded:
- a CDS encoding PG0541 family transporter-associated protein, with the protein MKSVFITFDQAFFERIMALLDRQGCRGFSYWQQVQGRGSKTGEPHYGSHAWPSMCSAIITIVDEAKVDPLLDALHRIDEETQQLGLRAFVWNIEKTI; encoded by the coding sequence ATGAAATCCGTATTTATAACATTTGACCAGGCGTTCTTCGAGCGCATCATGGCGTTACTTGATCGCCAGGGGTGCCGTGGATTCAGCTATTGGCAGCAAGTACAGGGACGTGGCAGTAAGACGGGCGAGCCGCACTATGGAAGCCATGCATGGCCCAGTATGTGCTCTGCTATTATTACTATTGTAGACGAAGCTAAAGTAGACCCGTTGCTCGATGCACTTCACCGGATAGACGAGGAGACCCAGCAACTCGGTCTCCGGGCATTTGTCTGGAACATTGAGAAGACGATATAG
- a CDS encoding SGNH/GDSL hydrolase family protein has product MEKNYLKYTCIWALIILAGLLLMYFLPGFTVGEHVMRRVDLLGDVRTQKDIAEEPDSLLPPPPKVKPAFVDTCRAGMTCIEDYSDSTLRGMTPFYRALDELAQRPRQVRIAVFGDSFIEADILTADLRNMLQDKYGGCGVGFVTITSMTSGFRPTVRHSFGGWQSHSVMDSTFFDRKKQGISGHYFVPRLGAYVELKGQNKYASHLDTCEQASIFFYSKGEVTLSVNVNRNEKQTRTFLATDDLQEMQVDGNIGSVRWTVDEADSTLFYGLAMDGKKGIILDNFSLRGSSGLSLRSIPVWMMHEFNEQRPYDLIILQYGLNVATERGRNYDKYIAGMQTTIDHLKDAFPQAGILIVSVGDRDYKTEDGTLRTMPGIKNLVRYQQNLAADNDIAFWNMFEAMGGEGSMANLVHAKPSLANYDYTHINFRGGKHLAGLLYEALVYGKEQYDRRRAYEAE; this is encoded by the coding sequence ATGGAAAAGAATTATCTGAAATATACTTGCATTTGGGCATTGATTATATTGGCGGGATTGTTACTGATGTACTTCCTGCCCGGTTTTACGGTAGGTGAACACGTGATGAGGCGTGTCGACTTGCTGGGTGACGTGCGTACTCAGAAAGATATTGCGGAAGAACCGGACAGTTTGCTTCCGCCCCCGCCGAAGGTGAAACCTGCTTTTGTCGATACTTGTCGTGCAGGTATGACGTGCATTGAAGACTACAGTGATTCTACTCTGCGCGGCATGACACCTTTTTACCGGGCTTTGGATGAATTGGCACAGCGCCCCCGTCAGGTGCGTATTGCCGTTTTCGGAGATTCCTTCATTGAAGCGGATATTCTTACTGCGGATTTGCGCAATATGTTGCAGGATAAATATGGTGGTTGCGGAGTAGGTTTTGTTACCATTACTTCTATGACCAGTGGATTCCGTCCTACCGTGCGCCACTCGTTTGGTGGTTGGCAAAGCCATTCTGTAATGGATTCTACTTTCTTTGATCGTAAAAAGCAAGGTATTTCCGGACATTACTTTGTTCCCCGTTTGGGTGCTTATGTGGAATTGAAGGGACAAAACAAATATGCTTCCCATCTGGATACATGTGAACAGGCTTCTATCTTCTTTTATAGTAAAGGAGAAGTCACCCTTTCTGTGAATGTCAATCGGAATGAAAAGCAAACCCGTACTTTTCTGGCTACAGATGATTTGCAGGAAATGCAAGTGGATGGAAATATCGGTTCTGTCCGTTGGACGGTTGATGAGGCGGATTCTACCTTATTTTATGGTTTGGCTATGGATGGCAAAAAAGGAATTATCTTGGATAATTTCTCTTTGCGCGGCAGTTCGGGCTTATCCTTGCGTTCTATTCCTGTGTGGATGATGCACGAATTTAATGAGCAGCGTCCTTACGATTTGATTATCTTGCAATATGGATTGAACGTTGCTACTGAACGTGGGCGGAATTATGACAAATACATTGCAGGTATGCAGACTACTATTGATCATTTGAAGGATGCATTTCCACAAGCAGGTATCTTGATAGTCAGCGTAGGTGACCGGGATTATAAGACGGAAGATGGCACTCTACGCACAATGCCCGGCATTAAAAATCTGGTGCGTTACCAACAAAATCTGGCGGCAGATAACGACATTGCTTTCTGGAATATGTTCGAAGCAATGGGAGGAGAGGGAAGCATGGCGAATCTGGTACATGCCAAGCCTTCTTTGGCGAATTATGACTATACGCATATTAATTTCCGGGGAGGTAAGCACCTGGCAGGTCTACTTTATGAAGCGCTTGTGTATGGAAAGGAACAGTACGACAGGAGGAGGGCTTATGAAGCGGAATAA
- a CDS encoding SGNH/GDSL hydrolase family protein, producing the protein MERNSTTGGGLMKRNNRIKIVLEVSKAYFSFVDNTDNADFKYKNPCHPCYLRMKDLFITTLFLLCFFPLHAQDPIPSCPLICKVTVNCDTLCSYSQRTDTVAVPQIAFPSGFQQLGENELTDSLGILNPFWEKLRLLHAGFSTDTIRIVHIGDSHIRGRILPRTTGTLLTETFGAISYTDMGINGAFCITFTRPDRISDIAALHPDLVILSFGTNESHNRRYNTLLHYRQMDELVRMLRDSLPNVPLLMTTPPGSYDSFRKSRRRRTYSINPRTAIAVETMRRFADDNGLAVWDMYEAVGGRQRACLNWQEAKLMRPDHVHYLPEGYVLQGELFYQALLKAYNDYVGY; encoded by the coding sequence ATGGAAAGGAACAGTACGACAGGAGGAGGGCTTATGAAGCGGAATAATAGAATAAAAATCGTATTGGAGGTTTCAAAGGCATATTTTTCATTCGTAGATAACACGGATAACGCAGATTTTAAATATAAGAATCCGTGTCATCCGTGTTATCTGCGGATGAAAGATCTTTTTATCACAACTTTGTTTCTTCTGTGCTTTTTTCCTCTTCATGCCCAGGACCCTATTCCATCCTGTCCTCTTATCTGCAAAGTCACAGTAAATTGTGACACGCTCTGTTCCTATTCCCAGCGTACGGATACTGTTGCTGTTCCTCAAATAGCTTTTCCTTCCGGCTTTCAGCAACTTGGTGAAAATGAGTTGACGGATAGCCTTGGCATCCTCAATCCTTTTTGGGAAAAGTTGCGTCTGTTACATGCCGGCTTTTCTACAGATACCATCCGTATCGTGCATATCGGTGACAGTCATATCCGTGGGCGTATTTTGCCCCGTACTACCGGAACGCTGCTGACAGAAACTTTTGGTGCTATCTCTTATACCGATATGGGTATCAATGGCGCTTTTTGTATCACCTTTACCCGTCCCGACCGTATTTCTGATATTGCCGCCCTGCATCCTGACTTGGTTATACTTTCTTTCGGAACGAACGAAAGCCACAACCGACGTTATAACACCTTGTTGCATTACCGACAAATGGATGAACTGGTGCGTATGCTTCGCGACAGTCTGCCCAATGTACCTTTACTGATGACAACTCCCCCCGGTTCCTACGACAGTTTCCGGAAAAGTCGCCGCCGCCGCACCTATTCCATTAATCCCCGTACTGCAATTGCTGTAGAAACCATGCGTCGCTTTGCTGATGACAACGGTCTAGCCGTGTGGGATATGTACGAAGCGGTGGGAGGGAGACAGCGTGCTTGTCTGAACTGGCAGGAAGCAAAATTGATGCGTCCGGATCATGTACATTATCTTCCCGAAGGATATGTGCTGCAAGGCGAATTGTTTTATCAAGCTCTTTTAAAAGCCTATAATGATTATGTGGGATATTGA